A stretch of Acropora palmata chromosome 9, jaAcrPala1.3, whole genome shotgun sequence DNA encodes these proteins:
- the LOC141891927 gene encoding uncharacterized protein LOC141891927, with the protein MSGTRLTRKVTVEGGKKLPEGGGQSSSSSSGTRRSVFDRLGPGTSERPRVRESFPPEKCRNWMRDGRCQFGRNCKFLHGPFSEPKQRTKSIRSIVRSDVERSEERDDGGLGGRTRSLDSIGDDIEEEREIPAKKKKHRPEESVSTGKKAQRRQQEEKESTEGDEESVDENRKRKKKLKKRSLSGGVVITKPRSPEQEERDWGDEEYGEGRSDLEWEERGELDYERQLSLEKRRQDLQRELARMDEEDAAREKSDRKIKEIKKERCEEQKVVIPVVHSKLHPEKSSVSPGDELSSVSSQSTPKKKKKKAEGESKKVKTKRKLSSSEKELKKRKGAKPVAESAESDILDDRKRKMGSELSPETPKMPSARTPRQIEISGEEKPRGVKKKQSKIKTKDTSVARTGTEARNIPSDAMVRRPQRSPPEKNIPRDKRSYTPEEQRAPVDKGRRRAALSSPEGSDSPALQYPREERSGRVTDSSDGSPRKSVGDIHVTIPHVEADYKMAGKGYDKRVRGQESPSISDRERPKTGKDLRRLEEERTSRRKVFASDQPHRSPSPAEIPPSGPITPPTEQKRQRTPPRGDRRGPQTPPGEPEFDNDGPKHASSERAPPRRRGPYTPPLPATPPVRGRSEKNREEFYEGRSKPVSHRDGVPRSKEREERYPKPRDEERGDEAPRGGRGHPIMDEELPRTRVRDEEPGRGRNRDDRQEDHHQRGRAKDDRADEFPRVRDREPERSEDHHRVGHEDPRGDEFSRRKPEGDDEFLRRRDERDRDLEREDERQRRKDEHQRGRARDEPEEDFQRSRGRDVPRRQVEGGDERYWEAPRGEREFRDGQFAGRDKRRPDIPRQEFPDISHGRERPRDRGGRHPPSGPDYHRRGPSPTPHGPPRRSPPPHGPPRGPHRFMERRRSLSPGGRRDEGYRQGPPREGGYGMGREPVSGRGGYPAPFDERGRPLDSRRRNSPPPRQYAERGRGGPRMRGGRGDRGFPERVRPPGDRYQEPPRDRGGPWETEGRREREHPRDRNRPPHESRDRERKPRGELSPGRGPKQWEERKGGSPGRAVSPPHERHAHEQEKIPRDIEEERRHRSADEDEWEYEEDIGKDKDKAPRPHGERKRRRETASAVSTPESYVGGKRRRSETPETEEVVVHEVLERQEKGDRHEVSVDAGVPESAGTPSKQMTKLKKKKTGRKEGKVMKSEGEDSLEGQGPQDSGLEKGASTEGGKSLKAEKKHKKEKGKTKEKGTKKKKKNSAALVEAELEVAKEFTEDSTNLPEGESLPSENLGEGTQSSESEPTVKVAKKRRHIDVAEREEVIGKEVVEKPPKKKKKKKHQPELLFQPWADLEGEDEDTKSRKSETKENQENSKDRRSMASKNNDQLKSADEKLDSSKADAPVEVFSDWSDDSSIGDDAWSDGIEASEMAEGKPKVDEKEPENVSTPVQNSVPAYDDVYDPISDDELDAMLGEEDDEGRVGKGNSAGSSGTPMPVEDVDWSALVSSQASSEKTGEEPGSHLKRFTPGHVFSRIGISSTLAGPRLTKLVQRACAEATNDNPSGVEKVESNDVDGMSSCQASFGALMAGAAAKRREREVLFTNVGPCRRALCAREDLGMRKRLRRLTGKIGLFQTPPTTPVDNELYMMNVDLYKHEHSSTDSSVSKLIPSRVGSVLSTVTS; encoded by the exons ATGTCTGGAACACGACTAACGCGCAAAGTAACAGTAGAAGGAGGTAAAAAGCTCCCCGAAGGAGGGGGGCAGAGTTCAAGTTCGAGCTCTGGTACTCGAAGAAGCGTGTTTGACCGACTAGGTCCTGGAACAAGCGAG cGTCCAAGAGTTAGGGAATCATTTCCTCCCGAAAAATGCAGAAACTGGATGCGAGATGGAAGATGCCAATTTGGAAGGAACTGCAAGTTTCTGCATGGACCATTCAGCGAGCCAAAGCAGAGAACAAAGAGCATACGAAGTATTGTTCGCAGTGATGTCGAAAG ATCAGAGGAAAGAG ATGATGGTGGTCTGGGCGGAAGGACTCGCAGTCTGGACAGTATTGGAGATGACATTGAAGAGGAGAGAGAAATCCCagcgaagaagaaaaaacacagACCAGAGGAGAGTGTAAGCACTGGCAAGAAGGCTCAACGAAGACAGCAAGAGGAAAAAGAATCCACTGAAG GTGACGAGGAAAGTGTcgatgaaaacagaaaacgaAAGAAGAAACTGAAGAAGCGATCGCTCAGCGGAGGAGTTGTCATCACCAAGCCACGCAGTCCAGAGCAAGAGGAAAGGGACTGGGGAGACGAGGAGTATGGCGAGGGGCGAAGTGACTTGGAGTGGGAGGAACGTGGCGAGTTAGACTACGAACGACAACTGAGCTTGGAGAAGCGGAGACAAGATCTACAGCGCGAACTTGCCCGTATGGATGAAGAGGATGCCGCGCGGGAAAAATCCGACAGGAAAATCAAGGAGATAAAGAAGGAGAGGTGTGAAGAACAAAAGGTGGTTATTCCTGTGGTGCACAGCAAGTTGCACCCAGAAAAGTCATCTGTGTCGCCTGGGGATGAGCTCTCCTCAGTCTCCTCGCAGTCGACaccgaagaagaagaagaagaaggctGAGGGCGAGTCGAAGAAGGTTAAGACGAAGCGTAAGTTGTCATCATCTGAGAAAGAACTCAAGAAACGAAAAGGCGCGAAGCCAGTAGCTGAAAGCGCGGAGAGTGATATTTTAGAcgacaggaaaagaaaaatgggctCAGAATTATCACCAGAGACGCCTAAAATGCCATCGGCAAGAACGCCACGGCAAATTGAGATAAGCGGTGAAGAAAAACCTCGAGGAGTCAAGAAAAAAcagtcaaaaatcaaaacgaAAGACACAAGTGTTGCTAGGACTGGTACAGAAGCCCGTAACATTCCATCAGATGCTATGGTCCGTAGACCCCAAAGGTCGCCGCCAGAAAAGAACATCCCGCGGGATAAAAGGTCGTACACTCCCGAGGAACAGAGGGCCCCGGTAGATAAAGGGCGCCGACGAGCTGCTTTGTCTTCTCCAGAGGGCTCGGATTCTCCGGCTTTACAGTACCCTAGGGAAGAAAGGAGCGGTAGGGTTACTGACTCGTCTGACGGCAGTCCCCGTAAAAGTGTGGGAGATATTCACGTGACGATCCCTCACGTTGAAGCAGATTACAAAATGGCCGGAAAAGGCTATGACAAGCGAGTAAGAGGACAGGAGTCGCCATCTATCTCGGATCGGGAGAGACCAAAGACAGGAAAAGACTTGCGCCGTCTTGAGGAAGAACGCACTTCTAGGAGAAAAGTTTTTGCCAGCGACCAACCCCATCGCAGTCCATCCCCAGCGGAGATTCCGCCGTCGGGACCAATCACACCTCCCACAGAGCAGAAAAGACAAAGGACCCCTCCAAGGGGAGATCGGCGGGGACCACAAACTCCCCCCGGGGAACCCGAATTTGATAATGATGGCCCAAAGCATGCTTCGAGTGAGCGTGCCCCACCCAGGCGGCGTGGCCCTTATACCCCCCCTCTCCCCGCAACTCCACCTGTTCGGGGCAGGTCGGAGAAAAATCGGGAGGAATTTTACGAGGGGCGTTCCAAGCCGGTTTCCCATCGGGACGGCGTGCCGCGTTCAAAGGAGCGAGAGGAACGGTATCCTAAGCCTAGGGATGAGGAAAGAGGTGATGAAGCACCGCGAGGTGGACGTGGGCATCCAATAATGGACGAAGAATTACCGAGGACTCGAGTGAGGGACGAAGAGCCCGGTCGAGGACGAAACCGTGATGATCGTCAAGAAGACCATCATCAGCGAGGTCGAGCGAAAGACGACCGAGCCGATGAATTCCCCAGAGTGCGGGACCGTGAACCAGAAAGAAGCGAGGATCATCACCGAGTTGGGCACGAAGATCCTCGAGGCGATGAGTTTTCACGCCGAAAACCCGAAGGTGATGACGAGTTTCTTCGGCGTAGGGACGAACGAGATAGGGACCTCGAAAGAGAAGACGAACGGCAGCGGCGAAAAGACGAGCACCAGCGAGGACGCGCTCGTGATGAGCCTGAAGAGGATTTCCAAAGGTCTCGAGGCCGGGACGTTCCGAGACGACAGGTTGAAGGGGGAGATGAGCGGTACTGGGAAGCCCCGCGCGGGGAAAGAGAATTCCGGGACGGACAGTTTGCTGGAAGAGACAAACGGAGGCCGGATATCCCACGGCAAGAGTTTCCTGACATCAG CCATGGACGTGAAAGACCACGTGATCGAGGTGGCCGTCATCCTCCCTCAGGGCCTGACTATCACAGACGTGGCCCATCCCCCACCCCTCATGGACCACCGCGGCGATCACCGCCTCCACATGGCCCTCCACGGGGTCCACACCGCTTCATGGAGCGCAGACGAAGCTTATCCCCAGGGGGTCGTAGAGATGAAGGTTATCGACAGGGACCCCCTCGAGAAGGTGGTTATGGCATGGGACGAGAACCTGTTTCAGGAAGGGGAGGGTATCCAGCACCCTTCGATGAGCGTGGACGCCCGTTAGATAGCCGACGAAGAAACTCACCTCCTCCTAGACAGTATGCAGAACGTGGCAGAGGTGGTCCTCGAATGAGGGGAGGTAGAG GTGATCGGGGCTTCCCCGAACGCGTGCGACCGCCAGGAGACCGGTACCAAGAACCTCCTCGTGACAGAGGAGGACCATGGGAGACAGAGGGTCGCCGGGAAAGAGAACACCCACGTGATCGAAACCGGCCCCCGCATGAGTCACGTGATAGGGAAAGAAAGCCACGCGGAGAGCTCTCGCCAGGTCGTGGACCAAAGCAATGGGAAGAGAGGAAAGGCG GGAGTCCTGGACGGGCTGTTAGTCCTCCACACGAGCGCCATGCGCATGAGCAAGAGAAAATACCGAGGGATATAGAGGAAGAGCGAAGGCACAGATCAGCCGACGAAGACGAGTGGGAATATGAGGAGGACATTGGGAAGGATAAGGACAAAGCTCCAAGACCTCACGGAGAAAG GAAACGACGAAGAGAAACTGCTTCCGCTGTTTCGACACCGGAGTCTTACGTCGGAGGAAAAAGACGCCGTAGCGAAACCCCCGAGACAGAGGAAGTTGTCGTACATGAGGTACttgaaagacaagaaaaagggGATAGACATGAGGTTTCCGTCGACGCAGGTGTACCAGAAAGCGCAGGAACACCATCCAagcaaatgacaaaattaaagaagaagaaaacagggaggaaagaaggaaaagtcATGAAATCTGAAGGAGAAGATAGTCTTGAAGGCCAAGGTCCACAAGATAGCGGACTTGAAAAGGGAGCTTCAACCGAAGGCGGGAAGTCGCTCAAGGCTGAAAAGaagcacaaaaaagaaaagggaaagactaaagaaaaaggaacgaaaaagaaaaagaaaaattcagcaGCTTTAGTGGAAGCAGAACTTGAAGTAGCCAAAGAATTTACCGAAGATTCAACGAACTTGCCCGAAGGTGAATCTCTTCCTTCGGAGAATCTCGGCGAAGGGACGCAATCTTCGGAGAGTGAACCGACTGTGAAGGTGGCTAAGAAACGCCGGCATATTGATGTGGCAGAAAGGGAAGAGGTGATAGGCAAAGAGGTTGTCGAGAAGCCGcccaagaagaaaaaaaagaagaaacatcAACCTGAACTTCTTTTTCAACCGTGGGCAGATCTTGAAGGCGAGGACGAAGACACCAAATCAAGGAAGTCTGAAACCAAGGAGAACCAGGAAAATAGCAAAGATAGGCGGTCCATGGCGAGCAAAAACAACGATCAGCTGAAATCAGCCGACGAAAAATTGGACTCTTCCAAAGCGGACGCACCAGTAGAAGTGTTTAGTGACTGGAGCGATGACAGCTCGATCGGGGACGACGCGTGGTCGGATGGAATCGAAGCGTCGGAAATGGCCGAAGGGAAGCCGAAGGTTGACGAGAAAGAGCCGGAGAATGTTTCCACACCTGTTCAGAATTCCGTGCCGGCTTACGATGACGTTTATGATCCAATCAGCGATGACGAACTTGACGCGATGTTGGGAGAAGAGGATGACGAGGGAAGGGTGGGTAAAGGGAATTCGGCAGGCTCATCCGGTACCCCCATGCCAGTTGAGGATGTTGATTGGAGTGCGTTAGTCTCGTCTCAGGCTTCCTCAGAGAAAACAG GAGAAGAGCCTGGATCACACTTAAAGAGGTTTACTCCTGGTCACGTGTTTTCACGCATCGGAATCTCTTCTACGCTTGCTGGTCCGCGGCTTACTAAACTAGTCCAACGAGCATGCGCAGAGGCAACGAATGATAACCCTTCCGGTGTAGAGAAAGTCGAATCAAATGACGTCGATGGCATGAGCTCATGTCAAGCTAGCTTTGGTGCACTGATGGCCGGCGCAGCTGCGAAAAGGCGAGAAAGGGAGGTGCTGTTCACGAACGTTGGGCCCTGTAGACGAGCTCTCTGCGCTCGCGAGGACCTGGGAATGAGGAAGCGACTGAGGCGGCTGACTGGAAAG ATTGGCCTTTTTCAGACGCCTCCTACGACGCCAGTCGACAACGAACTTTATATGATGAACGTGGACTTGTACAAACATGAACATTCCTCGACAGACTCCTCCGTCTCAAAGTTAATCCCGTCTAGGGTGGGGAGCGTCCTTTCTACTGTGACTTCATAA